One region of Microscilla marina ATCC 23134 genomic DNA includes:
- the truA gene encoding tRNA pseudouridine(38-40) synthase TruA, with protein sequence MRYFLELAYSGTQYHGWQIQKNAHSVQAEIQNALSVLLRQPTDILGSGRTDAGVHAIQQYAHFDTEQTLDGEVFAKKMNGILPEDISIKRVINVHEEAHTRFDATQRHYMYRINQEKTPFLRGVSYYNFHRFDIDLMNKAAQIMLKHEDFQCFSKVHTDVNHYLCNIQQAYWQKETSYNVNLLVFYIQANRFLRGMVRAITGTMLNVGSGKITLEEFEQIILNKDRKQAGWSVPAQGLFLAKVEYPYI encoded by the coding sequence TTGAGATACTTTCTGGAACTTGCCTATAGTGGCACCCAATACCATGGTTGGCAAATTCAAAAAAACGCCCATTCGGTGCAAGCCGAAATTCAAAATGCTCTAAGTGTTTTGTTAAGGCAACCCACCGATATTTTAGGCAGTGGGCGCACCGATGCCGGAGTACATGCCATTCAGCAATATGCCCATTTCGACACCGAACAAACGCTTGATGGAGAGGTTTTCGCCAAGAAAATGAACGGTATACTACCTGAAGACATTTCTATCAAACGAGTGATCAATGTACACGAAGAAGCACACACCCGTTTTGACGCTACGCAAAGGCATTATATGTACCGCATCAATCAAGAAAAAACACCTTTTCTGAGAGGGGTAAGCTATTACAATTTCCACCGATTTGATATAGACTTGATGAACAAAGCTGCCCAAATCATGTTAAAGCATGAAGACTTTCAGTGCTTTAGCAAAGTGCACACAGATGTAAACCACTATCTTTGCAATATTCAGCAAGCTTATTGGCAAAAAGAAACTTCCTACAACGTAAATTTGTTAGTGTTTTATATTCAGGCAAACCGCTTTTTGCGAGGAATGGTGAGGGCAATTACAGGTACTATGCTCAATGTAGGTTCGGGCAAAATAACGCTTGAAGAGTTTGAACAAATTATATTAAACAAAGACCGCAAACAGGCAGGTTGGTCGGTACCGGCTCAAGGGCTGTTTTTGGCAAAAGTAGAGTACCCTTATATTTAA